Within Saccharomycodes ludwigii strain NBRC 1722 chromosome IV, whole genome shotgun sequence, the genomic segment CCAAAATATAAGCTATAACAACTCCTGCAGGCCCACCGAAATGAAGGGACTTACCATTAGCAACTAACAAACCAGTTCCAATGccagtaccaatggtaatGGAAAATAAGATTCTACTACTTAGCGATCTTTCTAACTTACTTTCTGTAACTCTATGTTCTTTTTCACTTGGAGGGTCTTCCATAATACATTCTTCCGTCGTGGCATCTTGTTTGGgtttaaaagaattgatgaaatcattaaatatgttttttgaATGACTACTGTCCTCTGAGTAGACACCACTGTTAGGTATTTCGTATTCAACGTCATCATTGCTTATATCTTTGGAAGTATCATTTAATATGCCACATTCTATTTGAGAAGTAGCTTCTTTTGGATTCCAATATGAAAATGCTTTTTCGACAAGTGgcacattttttttgcttttcattttatatacgttgatttttcttttctttttttccttttttttttttttttttttttctgttttctCTTTTGACAAACTAATTATGTGCATCATAAGCAAAATACTTTACTTTAAATAAAGTAGACCTTTACATGTCATGAAAtgtttttgctttttatatattgaacttttttttttaatatgtaCGGCGCAAGTAATTTCAATgaccaaaacaaaaagggattttttttttttaaaaaaaagttgacGGCGCAATGAAATTGTGTCATCAAGGCTCAAAACTGCACctattaacaaaaaaaaaacaaaccaaGACGGCACAACATAACTGTGTCATTTATACTGAGATTAACAAAGTtactaaaaaaatgcaccactaaaaaaaaaaaaaaattgccataacaatataaaacattttaaatAGTATGCCAGtcattttattatagtATATAAATTATGAGTGAAATGCTCCAATAGTTTTCTTGGAAAATGTATCggccaaaaaaatataaacaacaTACAATTACTACATAAAAAGTGGGTATACACAAGAAAAGtaggggggggggggggggagagaagaaaaaaaaaaagcatacATAATTCAAATGACGATTTATAATttaccaaatttttttttttttttttttttattcagaCCCTCTtggcattttttttgaccCACTCACTTAAGTCTTCCCAATATTCATACTTACTTTTATCAGATGGAGGAACATACCAATCAATGGGGAAAGTACTTTTTACCGCAACCAACGTaggaatattattaacgCCAAATCTTAACAATGAATCCATAGTTTCTGGATAATCTGTTTCTACatcaacaaaatttattagATATTCGGGTTGATCCAATTCAGTTAATACTATTCTAGTAAGTGCACCGGTTAAATCGTTACAACGAACATTATTGCTACCCCTCATTGTAAAATTTAAGATTAATGGAACTTTATAACTTTGCATTAAAGCTTCATTTAATTCATTATCGTTCCTTACTGGCAATAAAGATGTGTTTTTAGCAAATGGATTTGATGATTTAAACGAAAATAAACCATTTAGAAACTGTAGCTTACCCGTGCTATGATATGATCTTTGAAGAATCTTTGACAAATTTCgagaaaataatacagcTGACATTATTGGCAATAAGATTACTAAGCTCTTTATTCTTACACTTACTGACtgtaaactttttttttctttatttgtttattcttttcttaatgaaaataagaGAAAAGTGTGgttcaaaattattattagatagTACTTCTAAATTCGATTTTAACCccatacaaaaaaaaaaagaaaataaaaaagaaaataaaaatgtcacttttattcaaataacCTCACAAAAAGACAAGGCAATTGCCGGACAAAAATATACTAGTCCTGTCTTCAAGTTGTCCATTAATAATTCGGAAAAGCGAATTGTTTTTTGggtgatttaaaaaaaaaaaaaaaaaaaatgaaaaaatgtATGAATAAAATACTATACATAAAGCTCTGTTTCTACGTACTTTTACAAccacaaaataaaaaagacgtgttaataaataacaaacaaGAATTCAGAATAGCAACCACTAAAAACAGACAAATGAATAATTTGGATTTtaacgaaaaaaataaaaaaaaaaagaaaaaaaaatcatgcagtttgaaattataaaaagcaacaccacaaaaaaaaattattcaaacAACCGTGCAGGTTTTTAAATATGCTGATTTTATTTGAGTGTTGACGTTAgcttaaaattaaataaataagtaaaattcttaaaaataaaagaaagcTTCctataaaaagaattatttcCCCCTAATTTACTTAACCTagaccaaaaaaataaataacaacagacgtgtgtgtgtgtgaTAATCATTTGAAGTCAGGGAAAGGAgttattacttttattattaccttttttttttcttctaattGTCCATaccatttattttaataaaaattttttcttaaaaaatacaaaacatacaaatatataaataaagagGTTATATCCTTTCACTACTCTCCAATCCTTTTCCGAAGTTAgagaatttatttttcttttttccaaattatttaatctTTATTCTTGTGGAATGTTTTTTACACCATCTAAATTTTTGTGTTATGTTCTTGTCTTATTTATCCTAGTAGGGACAGTAAAACcaaatcaaatatatacaaaCTCTAATATACACAATATGTCTAGTAACAGAACTTTTTTCGTCGGTGGTAACTTTAAATTAAACGgttccaaaaaattaattactgAAATTGTTGAAAGATTGAACAATGCCGATCTTCCATCCGATGTCGAAGTTGTTATTGCTCCACCAGCCCCATACTTAGCTTTGGCTGTCTCCTTGAACAAGAGCAAGCAAGTTTCCGTTGCTGGTCAAAACACTTACGTTAAGGCTTCTGGTGCCTACACTGGTGAAAACTCCGTTGAATTTTTGAAGGATGTTGGTGCTAAGTGGGTTATCTTGGGTCACTCTGAAAGAAGAAGTTACTTCCATGAAGACAGTGAATTGATTGCTGAAAAGACCAAGTTTGCCATTGACAGCGGTGTCAAGGTCATCTTGTGTGTTGGTGAATTAttagaagaaagaaaagctGGTATCACTTTAAGTGTTgttgaaaaacaattggACCCAGTCTTTGCCAAGGTTCCAAAGGAAAAATGGGCTAGTGacattgttgttgcttACGAACCAGTCTGGGCTATTGGTACCGGTTTGGCTGCTACTCCAGATGATGCTGAAGAAACTCAATTGGCCATCAGAAAGTACATTGCTACCAAGATTGGTGAAGCTGAAGCTCAAAAGGTTAGAATCTTGTACGGTGGTAGTGCCAACGGTAAGAACGCTACCTCTTTCAAGGACAAGAAGGATGTTGACGGTTTCTTAGTTGGTGGTGCCTCCTTGAAGCCAGAATTTATTGACATTATCAAGTCTAGACAATAGGTTTAATGTTATGTTTTGCTTTTCgattttcttatttttctctaatgattttatatataattatgtaAAACGaacataaatattttttaaaaaaaatataatgttAATGATCTATTTTATACATTTGTATTTGTaatggaagaaaaaaaaaaaaaaaaaaaaaaaaaaaagaaaaaaagaaaaaaactacACAATTATCCCGTAGTATTTGCTTCTGTCTAGTCTCCTATGCAATTCAGGCCATTGGACTATGAATTCATCAGCCAAACcgaaataatataatattttcccAGTTAAACTTAGTTTCTTAACACGTGCTAAACTTTCAacataaattattttaatattgccACTTTTGGCAACAATTACAAAGTTAATGATAAATTGTATCATCTTGAAAAATACAGATAGTAAACAACACGTTCCAGGCCcattcaataaaattatagttTTGTCAGATggatttttttcctttgaaAACAACGAACAAATGGATAACAATACTAATTTAATAGCCAAAGGAGtcaatttaaataatattattagattaGTGAGTATTATAGACTTGAAGGAACTAAAAACATTTGCTCCAACTTCTCTGGCCTTGTACAATCTAATGTACTTAATATTGCTGAGAGTACAATCTTTTGCAGCGGTGCTACAGAAcgtttttttaaaattcttATAACTTTGTCCATCTGAATATGTTACAATCATCtctttacttttaaataacacaggataatttttcaacaatCTGATCATTTCACCGGTATGTCCACCAGATCCCAGATACACTATAACTCGTTTAGggattttattattattattattattactattggtTTCACCCTTACATATCTGACTACTACCAGAGGACAATGgggtgatattttttttaaatagtttaaatgttttaattatagttatattaaaatgaaTTACAAGCACTGATAAAATTAGGATCCATATATTTGTACtattcattttattataatgtGGTATCTTATTTGcgttattatgattattttgaaCGTGTACGTTGTTTGGaaatttcttatttttatttttaatagttaATTCGATAAAATACAAGAATTAATTTTCAATGAATTCAGATATAATAGAATGGATAggttgaaaatattaataccTCTTTTCCCTCCCCCTTACTATATTAgcttattaattattacgGACTagaaattatatttctgtaaatgaaaaatataatgtGCTTATAGCTGatcataatattataaccgggttaataaaaatttcaaaaatgcAAAGCGTCGTAGAAAGCTTTCTCAGAAGATTTTAATAACCATTTTGGTGATCCGAGTTTCAAAGTAAGCCCAAGCGCGaaaaaaagcttttttaatatttattaaaacgGTACATTTCTTaaaacaatagtaataataaagtacACGAAAACTTGGAAATTATAGTTAGATCatacaaataaacacaCACAAAAAGTGagaaaagaattaaaaggaaaaagaaaaagaaaaagaaactcATACTTAGCTACGTGGTTTATTTAACGCTGTAACAATAACTACAGCACAAACTAAGTTTTGAACCTTTATATTTCTGCATTAGGAAATGCAATTGagatgaattttttttttattttttatttttttttttttttaaagtaatTTTCCTAAAATGGAAAGAGTACGAAATCAAATTAGCGTACTAAAGTACATACACGAAAAaggtattattaaaatacaGTATGGACAGCACTACTATGAATAACTATAATTACGTCTTGACCTTTTCaacctttttttccttcctTGTTTCTCtgttctatttttataatattatttagatccgattacttttttttatttttatttcgaGGGTTTTACATTcaataatagaaaatagtttttttttttatttaactgAAAAAGGTTCAGATCTACAAATAACCTATGTTTTATTTGCATAAATTACTTTCTGAAAgatcaaaagaaaaaaaaaaaaaaaaaaatggaacaGTATAATACgccaaaaatatcaaacaaTAGTAACTTTGAAATATAATACTATATATTGTACCAAAATGCTAATATAAGCTTCTATTTataacatttaaaaaaaaataatatcgatctaaacaaaaaaaaaaaaaaaaaaaaaaaaaaagtaaaaaccatattttattttgtcaaaaatgtaaaataatgtacatatttaaaattttttatgttcGTAGTATGTTTCAGCCTGCATAATGAGCTAtaacattttaaaaaactattatCAAGTGTTTTAAAGATGTCttattaattaaacaaaCATTATTAGATAAATTTGATCCACtcgaaaaaaatttttttttaatatttgttgGCATCATTAAagtgtattatttttcgagtctttttaattaaaaatattatttttgatattttcgaattgcatatatatattgacttttaataattaatgaatgaatctttctcttttttttttttttttattcttattcttctttcttcttctctcgctctcttttttttttttttttttttttttttttaagataTAACAAATAAGGTCATATTCATTAGGAAAAAACCAAATCTGATCCATATTATaagatagaaaaaaaaaaacaaacaaacaaacaaacaaacaaacaagctttaaataaataaatggcATCCAAAAgaaattcaataaaaagaagTTCATTAATCTTGGACCTCAAATCATTAAAAGATCACCAAGATTTAGTAAACTTAATAAATGATCCATTGTCTACAAAAAGCAATATCCCTTCTACTCCTCCGCCAAGAAGTCATAAAAGAATGAGTTTATACTTTGAACCACATGCAGTGCAAATCAACAACTATAATCGTACCATATCGCCCACCAGCAAACCATGTAGCCCAGTAACTATTACTAGTACCACTACTAGTGATCAAAGATCAGCACTATTTTCTAATTCAGAATACGGCAGCAATAGAAGCAGTAGATCTTCTCTATTATCCATGTCATCTTCAATCCatgattttttatatttggaaTGCGAACTAAAAGAGAAGaaacataataatagaCTCAGCAGTACTGTAGCCATGTTGAAACattataatgatgatatGATATTGgtaaataagaataatactacaaaaaagaatatacCTTACGTACAACACGAAAATGCTGAGGACAAGAGTCATGTTGAGGATAAAGAAGAGGAGGAGGATTTCGATGTTCTTGCATACAATTATACTCCAGCAcctataaataataatcatagaaaaaataaactatttAGAAAGCAAAGAAATTATCTATTTGCGGCAAATAACTCAACTAGTCCGAATTCTATCAACCGtcataaaaaagaa encodes:
- the TPI1 gene encoding triose-phosphate isomerase TPI1 (similar to Saccharomyces cerevisiae YDR050C | TPI1 | Triose-Phosphate Isomerase); this encodes MSSNRTFFVGGNFKLNGSKKLITEIVERLNNADLPSDVEVVIAPPAPYLALAVSLNKSKQVSVAGQNTYVKASGAYTGENSVEFLKDVGAKWVILGHSERRSYFHEDSELIAEKTKFAIDSGVKVILCVGELLEERKAGITLSVVEKQLDPVFAKVPKEKWASDIVVAYEPVWAIGTGLAATPDDAEETQLAIRKYIATKIGEAEAQKVRILYGGSANGKNATSFKDKKDVDGFLVGGASLKPEFIDIIKSRQ
- the ALG14 gene encoding N-acetylglucosaminyldiphosphodolichol N-acetylglucosaminyltransferase anchoring subunit ALG14 (similar to Saccharomyces cerevisiae YBR070C | ALG14 | Asparagine Linked Glycosylation), translated to MNSTNIWILILSVLVIHFNITIIKTFKLFKKNITPLSSGSSQICKGETNSNNNNNNKIPKRVIVYLGSGGHTGEMIRLLKNYPVLFKSKEMIVTYSDGQSYKNFKKTFCSTAAKDCTLSNIKYIRLYKAREVGANVFSSFKSIILTNLIILFKLTPLAIKLVLLSICSLFSKEKNPSDKTIILLNGPGTCCLLSVFFKMIQFIINFVIVAKSGNIKIIYVESLARVKKLSLTGKILYYFGLADEFIVQWPELHRRLDRSKYYGIIV
- a CDS encoding uncharacterized protein (similar to Saccharomyces cerevisiae YGL178W | MPT5 | Multicopy suppressor of Pop Two); amino-acid sequence: MASKRNSIKRSSLILDLKSLKDHQDLVNLINDPLSTKSNIPSTPPPRSHKRMSLYFEPHAVQINNYNRTISPTSKPCSPVTITSTTTSDQRSALFSNSEYGSNRSSRSSLLSMSSSIHDFLYLECELKEKKHNNRLSSTVAMLKHYNDDMILVNKNNTTKKNIPYVQHENAEDKSHVEDKEEEEDFDVLAYNYTPAPINNNHRKNKLFRKQRNYLFAANNSTSPNSINRHKKECIDNDLINDIWKSLNKRTPEYIVDVDYTRTPLDF